CGAAGAGGCCGAGGGCGAAGAGGCCGGAGACCATCCGGGCGGCTTCCCCCCCGAAGAGCGAGGTGGCGGCGATGTGGCCCACCGCTTCCTGGCCTTTCAGGTCGGCGACGGGTGCGGAGTGGAGGAAGGAGGCATTGAGGCCGACATAGAGGACGGCAACCAGCACGGTGCCCCAGAGCAGGGCGCGGCGCACGGTCTTCTGCGGGTCGTTCCATTCCTCCAGGCCATATACGGCGGCATTCCAGCCGGTGTAAGAGTAGGTGACGTAGAGCAGGGCGACGGCGAAGCCCGGGGTGAGGACGGCGAGGCTGTCGATCTTGAAGTCAGGGGTCCAGCGGATGTCGCCCTTGCCTTCCATCGTCCATGCGGCGCCGATGAAGATGAGGATGAGGAGGAGCTTCAGGCCGGTGGCGGCGACTTGCACGCGGGCGCTGGTTTTCGTGCTCACTGCGTGGGCTGCGGTGCCGAGCAGGATCACGCCGGCGGCAGCGTGTTGGACGGGGATGCCGCCGATGGCCTTGTGGAGGTATTCGCCGAAGGCGAGCGCGGTGATGGCGGTGGGGGCGGAGAAGCCGGCGAAGGCGGAGAGCATTCCGGCCATGAAGCCGAGGCTGGGGTGGTAGATGGAGCGGAGGAAGTGGTACTCACCGCCGGAGCGGGGGAGCATGGCCGCGACTTCCGCGTAGCAGAAGGCGCCGCAGAGCGCGATGAGGCCGCCGAGAGCCCAGAGGAAAAGGATCTGCGGGCCGGAGTTGAGGTCGAAGAGCTGGAAGCCGAGCGAGGTGAACACGCCGACGCCGACCATGCTGGCCACCACGAGGGCGGTCGCTGCAAAGGCTCCGGCGTGAGTCGGTTGGGACACGGCCTAACACATCCGCGAAATCGGGGGCTTCCGCAAATTCCGATTGGAACGGATTATAAGTGTTCAAATGAACAAATTAGATTGCGGCTTTCCAAGGTCGGGGGATGATGGCGGGCATGGATCCGCACCGCGGCCGGGGGGCGCAGGAAATTCCCGCCAATCGCTTCGAAGCGCTCTGCCTGCACACGGATGAGGACGCGTGGGTGGACGATGACCCGCGCCCGCTGAAGACGACTTTCCTGTGGGATGATTCGAAGTCGGTGCTGAACTCGAACGATTCCGAGGATCTCTCCTTTGAGTACAGCGTGAACCCGTATCGTGGTTGCGAGCATGGCTGCTCGTACTGCTACGCGCGGACCTATCATGAGTATCTGGGCTACTCGGCGGGGCTCGATTTCGAGTCGAAGATCGTGGTGAAGGAGAATGCGCCGCGCTTGCTGGAGGCGGCGTTTGCGAAGCCCTCGTACAAGCCGGCGATGATCGCGATGAGCGGGGTGACCGATTGCTATCAGCCGATCGAGCGGAAGCTGGAGATCACGCGGCGTTGCCTGGAAGTAATGGTGCGGTTCCGGCAGCCGGTGGGGCTGATCACGAAAAATGCGCTGATCGCGCGCGATGTGGATCATCTCGGGGAGCTCGCGCGCCATCAGGCGACCTGTGTGTTCATCTCGGTGACGAGTCTCGATCCGAAGCTTGCGAGGATCCTGGAGCCGCGGGCGTCCTCGCCACGGGCGCGGCTGGATGCGATCCGGGCGCTGGCAGATCACGGGATCCCGGTGGGGGTGAGCGCCGCGCCGATGATCCCGGCGCTGAATGACAGCGAGCTTCCGGCGATCCTGGAGGCGGTGAAGGAGGCGGGAGGCAGCTTTGCCTTCTATACCACGGTCCGCCTGCCGGGGGCGGTGGCGCCGGTGTTTTCCTCGTGGCTCGACCGGCATTTTCCGGAGCGGAAGGAGAAGATCCTCAAGCGCATTCGCGGCACGCATGGCGGGAAGCTGAATAGCAATGTGCCGGGTGCCCGCATGCGGGGTAGCGGGGAACCGGTGGGGCAGCTCAGGGCGCTTTTCCACGCGAGTTGCCGGCGTCTCGGTTTGGCGACGAGACCGCCTCAGCTCAGCACAGAGGCCTTCCGGCGGGTGATGCCGGGGCAGGGGGAGTTGTTCTGAGATCAGCGTCGGTAGAGCTGGATGCCCATGGGGAAGCTCAGGGGCCTCTGGTGATTCTGGCCGATGTAGCCGTTGCCAGCAGAGTCCTGGTGCCACGCCATGATTGAGTGCCAGCTTCCGTTCCGGGCGCGTCGGAACCTTTTCCAAGGGATATCGAAGGTTCCGTCGGGCCCGGTGGTTCCGATCTCGAGCGCCGGGCCCGAGACAATGCTGATCGCAACCGTCGCACCTGCGGCCGGTTTCCCATCCGGCAGGGTCACGGTGATCCTTCTGGATTCAGCGCTCTTCAAGGCCGCCGCGCCGAGGAGCGCGGCGACGATCACGAGAGACAGGAGGATCTTCTTCATCGGGTGGTGAAACCCGATACGGCTTACCAGACTTCTTTCTTCACGGCTAGGTAGCCGAAGACGCCTTCGTCCAGATCACCCAGAACGGCTTCGTTGAGGCCCAGGCCATCGGGGGTCTTCAGCTCGATCTCGTTGCCGAAGGTGATGCCCGCGCCGCCCTCCACCCACCAGGTATCCTGGATGCGGCGATGGATGTGGAGGCCCGCACGATAGGAAGTGAAGTCGAGGGTGCGAGACTGGTTGTTGTCGTCGATGTTCCAGACACCGCCGGCCGAGCGCACGTCGAAGCTGAGGCGCCAGTCTTCCGACATGTCCCAAGCCGCCGTGAAGGAGGGGCCTAACAACTGGAGCCGGATGTCTTCCCGCGGGGCCCAGAAGAAGGCAGGGCCGGGGACCAGGGATTCGTCGCCGAAGGCATCGAACAAGGCGACGCCGCCTCCGAGGTAGAACTTGTCGCTGAACTTGTACCCACCACCCACGGCGACATCGAGGAAGATGTCGTCGCTGTCGATGTGGTCGAAGTCGGTGGAGAGCGCGGGTTTGATCCAAGCTCCGTAGATCCAAGGCGATTGTGGCGAGTAGTTCAGCAGCCAAAGAGGCAGTTCCAGCGAGTGCAGGTCTTCATCCTTCACGGGGAAGCCGGGCAGCGTGCCATCGTAGCGCAGGAAGGTGCCCTCGTAGCGGAAGGTGGGAAGCAGCACCAGATCACCGGCGATGGTGATCGGCTTGCTAAGGAAGGTCTGCATTTCGGCCTGCCATGCATCCAGCTCGCCTTGGCTACGGTCGAACTCCATGCCGAAGTTCCCGTAGGCGCTCACGCGGAAGGTATCGAGGAAGAGGAGAGGGCTTTCGTTCTCTGCCGTCGCACCGGTCACGGGGGCGCTGGTGGTTGTTAGCGTGCCAGCATGGGCGGCGGTGCAAAGCGCTGCTAGAGCGAGGAGAGCGGGTCTTTGGATCATGGTTCAGCCCTTCATAGCCTAGTACCCATCCCGTGGCTAGAGGGGAAATGTCGGGAGCGTCTCCGACGACCTGCCAAGAAGACCCCGACACAGGTAACAAGCACCAGTGCAGCCGCAGCGATCCAGCCTCTGGAGATGACGGCATCCTCCGTTTCCGCTTCCTCCGGTTGTTCGGAGATACCCGTTAGCTTCCGAGTGCCGATGTCGAAGCCCGCGATTTTTCCCGTGGTGGTGTGGATGAAGAGCTGGTCCTCGGTTATATCCAGGTCGTCATACCAAGTGCGCCAGAAGTCTCCGATCGGACCGATGATCCCCGAGTCCTGCGTTTTCGGTGGATCGGGACAGATCTTGGAGAAAGGAATGCCGCTTCGTGAACCGTCCGATCCGTGGAAAGTGATGCAATTGGATGTCTGCAGATCGGGCTCCTGAATGTGCTGCCATTCGAGTTCCGCCACGGTTTGGCCATCGTTGGAGAGTAAGAAGGGCTGCTGCCATACCCGGGCTTTGAAGCTCCACAGCTCCTTGGTTGGGGCGCTCGCCCAATAAACCTTCTGGTCACCCGACGGATCCACCACGAGGAGGTATTCGCGGTTGGATGAACGGACTTCTCGCCGCTCGGGCGGGGAGTAACTCGTTGCTGTGGCAAAAGGCGAGGTGCCAAGCAGCAATGCGAGGAACACGATGATGCGACCCATGACCGCATTCTTTAAACCGTCGCGCTCCGGGCCTCAAGCCACGAACAGCTTCACTACCCAAGAGGCCATGGCCACCGTGGCCGCGAGCAGGAGCACGAGCAAGAGGAGGCTCTTGCCTTGGGTGCGACGCTCGTTGCGGATCTGGGTGCGGCTGGCCTTCTCCTCGAATTCGCGTAGACGCCGGCGGTCGGCGAGGTCGTCCGGCGGAGGAAGGGTGGCTGCCTGTTCCTCCGCCTCGCGCAGGATGCGCTCCGGCACGCCGCTCGCGTTCTGGATCTTCTCGCGCAGCTTTCGCTCCTCCTCTTCAAGGGCGCGCAGTTCGTCCATGGCAGGATCGTCGGCGTGGCTTCGGGAGAGGCGCATGGCGAGGTTCATTTCACGAGGTATACGATCAGGGCAATCCCGCCGAGCACGAGTATCGGCAGGTTGAAGGCAAGCCCGCTGCGGAATTGACGGCCGAAGTCTCCGGATAGGATCCGGCGAGCCTTGGCCCCGTTGAAGATGTTGGCACTGCGGGTCCGCGAGAAGTAGTCCGCGGCCTGCGAGAATTCGTCGTCGGCGTGCTCCGCCACCGCCATCGCGCGCTCGACGGATGTACCCATGTTGTCGCGGGTCCAAGCGTCGGGATTGATCTTCTCCAGCTTGTTGAGATGCGCGGCCAGGCAGGAGCGGCATTGCTCGAGCTCCTCGATCTCCTGACGCATGTCGATCACCTCGCGGTCGATCCGCGTCACGGTGGCGGACATCTTGTCCGTAAGCTCCGCTTGAGCCGAAATGAACTCCCGCTTGCGGACGTTCAGGGTTTCGACTTCCCGCTTCTGGCGTTCGAGGGCTTCGCGCTGCTGTTCCAGTTGCTGGAGCTGTTCCTCCGCGGCGCGCAGTTTGCCTTCGACATCTTCTCCCTGGCGACCATTGGCCGGGCCGGGGTTCATTTCCAGTTGGGTGCTACGGATCTTGATATGGTGCGTGTGCTCGGGAGCGGGTGGCATTGCCGGAGGCGGGATGCGGGACAGCAAGGTGCTTTTACCCCGCCGCAAAAAAGCGTTCCAGAAAAATCATCAAGAACTCTTAATGAATAGGTTATGAAGTGTTCAAAAGAACAATTCAATCTGCGTTCTGCACTCCATTGCCAGAGGTGGGCTTCAACGATTTTTCACACAAAAGGTCTTCTCAAGATCACGGGACTGTGAATTTACATCGTAAATTCATTGTATGAAAACCCTTGCTCCTCCTTCATGGCGGTCACCCTTCGTGTGGCTAGCGTTACTCCCCGTGCTCGTGGCCGGTGTTCAAGCTGGCACGATCACCGTGACCTCCAATGCGGATTCCGGTGAAGGAAGTCTCCGCGCCGCTTTGGAGGCAGCAGCGAATGGCGACGTGATCGAAGTGCCGGTCACAGGATCCATCAACCTTCAGAGCAGCTTGGTCGTGAATCGGGCTGTCTCGATCCGCGGTCCGGGATCCACCGCCCTCAAGGTCCGGCGTGGCGAAGGCATCGAGGCGAAGTTCGGCGTGTTCGAGGTCCGAAGCGGCGGAGTCTCTATCAGCCGTTTCACGATCACCGACGGGATCCGATCCGAGGGAGGCGGAATCTCCCGACAGAGCGGTGGCAGTCTGCTGATTGAAGACTGTCTGCTGATCGGGAACCGGCAGGAGGGCGATGGATATGGGGGCGGTGCGATTTCCTTGCGAGGAGACGGCAACACGGTGATCCGCCGGTGTGTCATTCGCGATAATGTCGTCGTGGATGGAAGCGTGCAGACGGTGCACGCGGGAGGCGGGGGTATTCTGCTGGGATCCGGCAGCCTGCTGCTGGAAAACAGTTCGCTCGTGGGGAATACGGGCAAGCTCTATGGAGGAGGCTTGTACCTGACCGGTGGAACGGCAGATGTGAGAAACTGCACCTTCTCCGGAAACAAGGCTCCGCGGAGTGGAACCGCCCTAGGTGCGAGCGGCGGGACCCTCTACCTCCTCGGGTGCACGATCACAGCAAATCAGTCGGGATCCGCCTACTTCTTCGGTGGGAAGGTGATGATAGGAAACACGATCCTGGCTGGAAACGGAAACGGTGTGGACCTCGTGGGTGCGCGCTCCCTGACTTCCCTCGGATACAATTTGGTGGGAAGCCCGGGCAATGCCCGTTTCACGGCCCCCGGCGACGTGACGGGCGTGGCCCAGCCTCTCCTCGCCCCGCTCGGTTACTATGGTGGTAGTACTTTGATCCATCCCCCCACCCTCAACAGCGTGCACGTGGTGGACAAGGGCAAGAGCCGCATCGGTGACGTCGATCTGGCCACCGACCAGCATGGTGGTCCGCGTCGGGTCCGGGCCCATTGGCAAGAGCCCGCACCCGGTGGCGACTTCAGCGACATCGGCGCGGTGGAGCTGTGGGAGATGCCGCAGACCGCGAGCGAAGTGGTGGTGAATACGACCGATGACAGCGACGACGGCGTGCCCGGCAAGCTCCACTGCTCCCTACGCGAAGCCATCACCCACGTGAACAGCACGGTGAAGGGCGAGCGCATCATCCGCTTCGACAGCCGCGTCTTCGGTCCCGGGAAGCCACAACGGACCATCGTGCTCTCGAAGGCCCTGCCCCTTCTGGATCATACCAAGCTCCTCGGTCCCGGTGCCAAGCACCTGACGCTCCAAGCCGCGGAGGCGACGAAGTTGCCGATCCTGCATCTTGGCGGCATCGAGCGCTGCACCGTCACCGGTCTGACCCTTGCAAAAGGAAGCCACTTCAGCGGCGGCGGCATTTATGCAAGCGTCCCGCTGACCCTTGAGAACTGCCACATCCGGGACTGCAGCGTGAGCGGGGAAGGCGGTGGTCTTTTCTGCAAGGCAGGTGGCCTGATCATGAGGGGCTGCACCTTCTCGGGCAACACCGCGTCGAACGGTGGAGCCGGGCTCTCCATCATCGGTGAGATTCCTTCCACGATCGAGAACTCCACCTTCGACAACAACCGGGCCACCGGCGGGTTTGGGGGAGGCATCCAGGCTTCGGGTGAGGTAACGATCACCGCCTGTACGCTCACCCGTGGCTACGCCGGCCGTGCAGGCGGGGGTATCGGGGCGCGGCTCAACTACCCCGGCACCGCGATCACCCTGCGGAACTGCATTGTCTCCGGCAACGAGCGTTCCGATGTCAGCGGTAGCGGTCTCCACGCTGCGCCCGGCTTCGTAAGCGGCGGCTACAATTTGATCGGCACGCTTTTCTACAATCCGGACTTCACGGATGGCGTAAACGGCGACCAGGTCGGTGTGACAGTTCCTCGTCTCGGCGCGCTGCGGAACAACGGCGGCCCCACGCCCACCCTCGCCCTGCTGTCGGATAGTCCCGCGATCGACCGCGGCATGGCCTTCGGTCTCACGACCGATCAGCGCGGCTTCGCCCGCACCTTCGATTATCCCTACGTCCACTCCGCGAACGAGGGTGACAGAACCGATGTCGGTGCCTTCGAGCTGCAGCGCTTCTCCTTCGAGGATTGGCGCGTGCAAAACTTCACTCCGGAACAACTCGCAGGCGCCACAAGCCAGCCGGACGGCGATGCCAATGCGTCGGGAATCCCGAACTCCCTGAAGCATCTCTTCGGCATCGATCCTTCTGCCCCGGTAGATGCCGCCGCGCGTGCCGCCCTGCCGTCGATCTCGACCGCACGGGAAACGGGTCGGAACTATTTCGTGCTCACCTACCGCCGCAGCGGACTCTACTCGGGGCCGGAGGAGACGGTCGAGTACTCCACCGATCTCAGCGAATGGCGGCCCGCCTCGCGCTACCGGACTCGCATCAGTCCTGCGGATAGCGATTCCTTCGACCAGAAGGTGGAGGTGTGGGTGGACATGAGCGGGGTGGGGAATGCCTATTTCCGCGTGGCCACGCCGGATTGATGCACGCTTGTTAGCCTCTGCGGATTTCACCCGGGGTCGAGCCGGTCACCCGCTTGATGAAGCGGCACAGCTCGTCCCCGCCCGCGAAGCCACAGTGTTCGGCCAGATAGTCGAGAGTCCAGCTCGTCCGCTTCAGCAGCTCGGAAACCTTTTCCGCGCGAGTGCGATCGATCTCCTGCTTCGGCGTGCGCCCGAGCGTGGCGTGAAAGCGTTGACGCAATTGCTCGCGGGAAGCTCCCGCCTCCCGGCAGAGAGTCCCGGTATCCAGAGGTTGATGCAGCGGCTGCCGGCGGATGAAGTTCATCGCCCGGGTCACCACCGGATCCGCCAGCTCCACCCGGCCGGTTGATTCGCGGACGCTGATTCCGGGTGGAGCGATCTCGATGCGCGTGTCCGGATCGATCTTCTCGCCACCCATCATCTTCTCTAACAGAGCTGCCGCGGCCTGGCCGAACTGCCTCCCGGGGAAGCGGATGCTCGTCATGGCCGGGGTGGTCGCATGGCAGAAGACGATGTCATCGCTGACGCCGATCACCGGCACGTCCTCCGGCACGCGATATCCCGCCTGCTTCAGCGCGCGGATGGCCATGACACCGGCGATGTCATCCTTGGCGAAGAGGCCGCAAGGCTTCGGCAAGGTGCTTACCAGGCGCCATGCCATCCGCTCGTTCTGCCGGGCTCGGAGCTTCGGGGCGAAGGTGGAGGACGGCAGCTCCAGTACCCGGCATTCATGGCCCTCCCCGGCGAGCCTCTGCCGGTAGCCTTCCAGCCGCTCGGCGGAGTAGCAGCGGTTCGGCTCGTGCAGGTAGGCGAAATCCCGGAGGCCAAGTCCTAGCAGATGCTCCGCAGCCATTCTCCCCGCCGCGCGGTTGTCCAAGGTGACGCGGGGGAATCGCGGACCTTTCGCCGCTTGTTCCACGCTCAGGTTCACCACCTTGATGCCCCGTTTCTTCCATGCCTGTGCTTCCGCCGGCGTGTAGCGGAAGACGAGCAAGCCATCGCCTTGCCAGTTCTCGTCGATCCTTACCGGGTGCAGATCGCCGCCGCTCGGTTGCACGAACTCCATCTCGAAGGAATGGCCTTCGCGCAGGTAGTCCAGAATGCCGCCGTAGATCCGGTTCCCGAATCCTTGGGCCCAGTCCACCAACCGCACTCCGACGCGCCAGCTCATGCCTGCATCACGCCCTCGCGTGGCGGGGATTGCAAGGTCGCGACCTTGTGTTTTTGCCAGGCTCGCCACTTTTTCTGCAATAGACGGACGAAGGCGAGGAGCCCAGAATCACCCTATTCAAATTGTTTCCCAAAAGAAACAAAATTGTAATGAAGGCTTGCAAGACATTCTCACAGGTCCAATCCATTCTCCCGTTCACATGAAGACCAGCGCACCGCAGGTGGCCATCGTCGGGGCCGGCATCGTCGGCCTCGCCCATGCGTGGGCGGCGGCCCGTGCCGGATGCCGGGTCACGGTCTTCGAGCGCAGCGACAAGGCGCGCGGCGCCTCCGTGCGCAACTTCGGGATGTGCTGGCCGATTGGCCAAGCCTCGGAGCATTTCGAGACCGCGCTGCGCAGCCGCGAGCTGTGGCAGGAGTTCACTGCCGCCACGGGGGCTTATGCGCGGGCCACGGGAAGTGTGCATGTGGTGGCACATGAGGATGAGGCCGCCGTCCTAGAGGAGTTCGTCATGGCGATGAAGGGCACGCCCTATCAAGTCTCGATGCTAACTCCCGCCCGGGTGGAGAGCGATGTGCCCGGTGTGCGCCGGGGCGTCGCCAGGGCCGGTATGCTGAGCGGCAGCGAGATCAATCTCGATCCGCGCGAGGCGCTGGCGCTACTGCCGCCCTTCCTGAAGGAGCGCCACGGGGTGGAGTTCAGGTGGAAGACCGCGGTGTGCCATGTAGGGGAAGGCGTGCTGCGCACGGCGTCCGGCGAGTCGCATGCCTTTGACGAAGCTTACGTCTGCTCGGGCCACGACTTCGAGACGCTGTTCCCCGAGGTCTTCGCGGCCAGCCCGCTGAAGCCCTGCAAGCTCCAGATGATGCGCACGGTGCCTCAGCCTGGGGGCTGGAAGCTGGGCCCGATGCTCGCCAGCGGTCTTACGCTGCGGCAGTACTCGAGCTTCCACGGCTGTCCCTCGCTGGCAGCGGTGAAGGCGCGCGTGGCCCGGGAGATGCCGGAACTGGACCGCTACGGCATCCATGTGATGGCCTCGCAGGATCGCTTCGGCTCGATCGTACTCGGCGACTCCCATGAATATGGCGGTGATATCGAGATCTTCGACAAGATGGAGATCGACGAGCTGATGCTCCGCGAGCTGCGCAAGCTCTTCGACTTTCCCGATTGGAGGATCGCCGAGCGCTGGCACGGCATCTATGCCAAGCATTTCGGCGATGTGGAGTTCCGTGCCGATGTCTTGCCCGGTGTGCAGATCGCCACCGGTACCAGCGGCTCCGGCATGACCATGTCCTTCGGTCTGGCCGACCGTCACTTTTCCACCCGCATCGCTCCTGTTTAAGTCATGATCCAAGTCAACGGTCGCAGCTACGCCCTCCCTCCGAATCCCGTCGCGGTCATCTGCCTGGATGGCTGTGCGGATGAATACCTGAGCAGTGCCATCGCGCGCGGGTGCATGCCGCGGCTGGCCGGTATGGCCCGCGATGGCTACCGCGGGATGGTGCGGGGAGCCTTGCCCTCCTTCACGAACGTCAACAACACCTCGATCGTCACCGGGGTTCCGCCGCGGGTCCACGGGATCTGCGGGAACTTCTTCCTGAATCCGGAGACGGGCGAGGAGGTGATGATGAACGGTCCGGAGTTCCGCCGCTGCGGCACCATTCTAACAGCCGCTGCGGATGCCGGGCGGAAGGTCGCCTTCATCACCGCGAAGGAGAAGCTCCGCACGGTTCTGGGTGACGGCGTGGTCGAGCGCGGCGGCATCGTCTTCTCCTCGGAGAAGGTGGACGAAGCGCGGCTCGCCACGCACGGGATCGACCGCGCCACGGAGATCATCGGCAAGCCGCGGCCGGAGATCTACTCGGGGGATGCCTCGGTCTACGTGTTGGAAGCGGGTGCCGCGCTGGCGGAGCAGGGGCGGGCGGACTTCCTCTACCTTTCCACCACCGACTTCATGCAGCACAAGTTCGGCCCGGAGGCTCCGGAGATCCTCGAGTTCCATGCTGCCATCGACGCTGCGATCGGGCGCTTGCTCGATGCCGGGTGCACGGTGGCCCTCACCGCCGATCACGGGATGAATGCGAAGAACGACAGCAGCGGCAACCCGAAGGTGATCTTCGTGGAGTCGCTGTTGCATGAGCGCTTCGGAAAATCCCTCCGCGTGATCTGCCCGATCACCGATCCATATGTGGTTCATCACGGTGCCTTGGGTTCGCTGGTGATGGTGCATTTGGAGGATCCCGCGATGCGCGATGCCGTGGCCGAATACCTCTTCGCACAGGAGGGGATCACCGAAGTGCTGACCCGCGAGCAGGCGGTTGAAAAACTCGAGCTTGCCCCCGATCGGATCGGCGAGCTGGTGGTTCTCTCCGGTCGTGACGTGGTGGTCGGCAAGTCGCCGGAACATCACGATCTCTCCGTGCTCGAAGGCGGGCTGCGCTCGCATGGAGGTCGCTATGAGGAGATGGTCCCGCTGGTTCTGTCGAAGCCGCTCACGCCGGAGCTCCGGCGCTTGGCGGAGGGGGATCCGCGAAACTTCGATGTCTTTCACTTCGCTTGCCACGTCTGAAATCCGCGGCGCATCGTCCCTGCATGTCCTGGTCCCCGCTTCATCTTCCTTCCTACATCGCGGGCCAGCCGGTCGCCACCGGGCGGACGCTCGAGGTGCATTATCCGTGGGATGGCTCGCTAACAGGTTCGGCCGCGCTCATCGGGCCGGAGCATCTGGACCAGGCGATCACGGCCGCGCTTGGCTTCCCGAAGGAAGCGCTGACGCGCCGGGATCGACACGATATCCTGCGCAAGGCGGCCGCCCTGCTTGCCTCGCGCCGCGATGAATTCGCGGCACTCATCACCCGCGAGACCGGGCTCGCCATCCGCGAGGCGAAGTACGAAACCACCCGTAGCTCGGACGTGCTGGAGTTCGCCGCGATGGAGGCGCTGCGCGATGACGGGCGGATCTTTTCCTGTGACATCACCCCGAACGGGCGTTCGCGGAAGATCTTCACCTCCCGCTATCCGGTCCAGCTGGTCGCGGCGATCACGCCTTTCAATCACCCGCTCAACCAAGTGGTTCACAAGCTGGCTCCGGCCATTGCCGCAGGGGCGCCGGTCTTGCTGAAGCCCTCCGATCGGACTCCGCTGACGGCACTCAAGTTTGCCGAAGTGCTGTATGAGGCGGGATTACCCGGCCCTATGCTCAGTTTGTTCCTGGGCGATATCGGGGGGATCGTCACGCCGATGATCACGGACGACCGCGTGGAGATCGTTACCTTTACCGGCTCGGTGGAGATCGGAAAGAACATCGCGCGAACCTGCGGATATAAGCGGCTTTGTCTCGAACTAGGGGGGAATTCACCGCTGATCGTCCTTAACGATGCGGATCCCGACCTGGCGGCCAAGCTTGCGGCGGAGGGTTCGTTCCGGAATTCGGGGCAGCGTTGCACCGCGGTGAAGCGGATCCTTGTCCAGGACGGCATTCTTGAGGCTTTCACCGAGCGCTTTGTCGCGCTGACACGCGAGCAATACGGCTGTGGCGATCCCGAGGATCCGGCGACCATGGTGGGGACGGTCGTTCACGAGCCCTCCGCGATGGAACTGCAGCGCCGGGTGGAGGCCGCGGTGGGAATGGGTGCGAAGATCCTCCACGGTGGCGGACGCAGAGGGGCCCTGCTGGAGCCCACGATCATCGCGGATGTGCCCCGTGATGCGGAGATGGTGGCGCTGGAGAGCTTCGGCCCCCTGGCGCCGATCCTCCCGATCCGGGACCTCGATGATGCCATCCGCTACTACAATTCCGGGCCTTTCGGCCTGAGTGGCGGCATCGTCACCAATGACCTCTCGCTCGCCCTGAAGGCATGCAAGGAATTGAAGGCTGGCACGACGAACGTGAACGAGGTACCTGGTTACAGGCTGGAACTCACCCCCTTCGGCGGGACCCGGGATTCAGGCCTCGGGGTGAAAGAAGGCGTGATCGAGGCGATCAAATTCTTCACTCACGAGAAAACCTGGTCGCTGCCTTGGTAGAGTGAACACGACGATGGAAAGACAGCGGACGAATCCAGACCCCGGGAAGCTCGCCGCCACGTTTCCGCCGCTCTCGCTCCAGACCCGGATCGTCGTCCTCACCTATCTCGCTTACTTTTTCTACTACTTCACGCGCAAGCACCTCGGGGTGGCCACCCATGCCTTGGTGAAGGATGGTTATTCGGAGGACCTCATTGCGGCGGTTCAGACGGGCTACGGCGTTTGCTATGCCGTCGGCCAGTTTCTCAGCGGGGCGCTTGGCGATCGTGTCGGTCCGCGCATCGGGCTTTGCGTCGGCATGGTGTTGTCGGCCATTGCCTCGATCGCTTTCGGGATCTTTCCCTTTGTCGGGGTCCTTGCGATCGCCCTCACCCTGAACGGGCTGTTCCAGTCCACCGGTTGGCCGAACTGCTGCAAGCTGGTCACGCTCTGGGTCAGCGATGCGAAGCGGGGCAGGGTGATGGGGTTCTGGCTGACCTGCTATATTCTGGGCAGTCTGGCGGCGAACTTTTGTGCCGGCTACATCCTCGAGCAGTACGGATGGCGGCAGGTCTTCCTTTTCACCGGGATTACGGTGCTTGTCGTAGGTGTGATCCAAGGGCTTTTCCTGATCTCGAAGCCGGAGGACGCCGGCTATTCTTTTGGCGAACAGGAAGAGGGTGGCGAAGGAGAGGGGGGGGCTCGCGAGGGATTCGGGCGCATGATCCGGGAGCCTGCCGTGCTGATGCTAGGCTTCAGCTACACCGGCTTGAAGTTCGTGCGCTACGCCTTCTTCGCGTGGTTGCCTTACTATCTCGCCACGGCGGTTCACCTCGGCGAT
The genomic region above belongs to Luteolibacter rhizosphaerae and contains:
- a CDS encoding APC family permease; translation: MSQPTHAGAFAATALVVASMVGVGVFTSLGFQLFDLNSGPQILFLWALGGLIALCGAFCYAEVAAMLPRSGGEYHFLRSIYHPSLGFMAGMLSAFAGFSAPTAITALAFGEYLHKAIGGIPVQHAAAGVILLGTAAHAVSTKTSARVQVAATGLKLLLILIFIGAAWTMEGKGDIRWTPDFKIDSLAVLTPGFAVALLYVTYSYTGWNAAVYGLEEWNDPQKTVRRALLWGTVLVAVLYVGLNASFLHSAPVADLKGQEAVGHIAATSLFGGEAARMVSGLFALGLFASASALLWAGPRVLGAMGRNMRSLSFFAPRKDVPHLALLFQMIVALVLVYAAGLRDLMEATQIGLTLSTSLVVAGSMVMRIRAPELPRPVKIPFYPLPPLIFLTMAGFVIVYSAIQNPKTTLAGAGVAIFFAVVWFPLKLFRR
- a CDS encoding PA0069 family radical SAM protein; the protein is MDPHRGRGAQEIPANRFEALCLHTDEDAWVDDDPRPLKTTFLWDDSKSVLNSNDSEDLSFEYSVNPYRGCEHGCSYCYARTYHEYLGYSAGLDFESKIVVKENAPRLLEAAFAKPSYKPAMIAMSGVTDCYQPIERKLEITRRCLEVMVRFRQPVGLITKNALIARDVDHLGELARHQATCVFISVTSLDPKLARILEPRASSPRARLDAIRALADHGIPVGVSAAPMIPALNDSELPAILEAVKEAGGSFAFYTTVRLPGAVAPVFSSWLDRHFPERKEKILKRIRGTHGGKLNSNVPGARMRGSGEPVGQLRALFHASCRRLGLATRPPQLSTEAFRRVMPGQGELF
- a CDS encoding DUF6268 family outer membrane beta-barrel protein — protein: MIQRPALLALAALCTAAHAGTLTTTSAPVTGATAENESPLLFLDTFRVSAYGNFGMEFDRSQGELDAWQAEMQTFLSKPITIAGDLVLLPTFRYEGTFLRYDGTLPGFPVKDEDLHSLELPLWLLNYSPQSPWIYGAWIKPALSTDFDHIDSDDIFLDVAVGGGYKFSDKFYLGGGVALFDAFGDESLVPGPAFFWAPREDIRLQLLGPSFTAAWDMSEDWRLSFDVRSAGGVWNIDDNNQSRTLDFTSYRAGLHIHRRIQDTWWVEGGAGITFGNEIELKTPDGLGLNEAVLGDLDEGVFGYLAVKKEVW
- a CDS encoding carboxypeptidase-like regulatory domain-containing protein: MKKILLSLVIVAALLGAAALKSAESRRITVTLPDGKPAAGATVAISIVSGPALEIGTTGPDGTFDIPWKRFRRARNGSWHSIMAWHQDSAGNGYIGQNHQRPLSFPMGIQLYRR